One region of Scophthalmus maximus strain ysfricsl-2021 chromosome 15, ASM2237912v1, whole genome shotgun sequence genomic DNA includes:
- the LOC118286235 gene encoding sorting nexin-14 isoform X6, with translation MGCISAYLQKIRGRVKLDRVRELVRQYPVFCFLLLLLLLSTVLLNRYIHIIIVFWSFLAGVVTFYCSLGPESLLPNVFVSIKPKTKSYQQELFPLGHSCAVCGKIKCKRHRPTLLLENYQPWLDLKVPSKVDASLSEILELVLENFVYPWYRDITDDEAFVDELRVTLRFFAAVLVRRTQKVDVASLITQKLLKVSMKHIEIISKARQKVKNSEYLQQAALEEYGPDLHVALRSRRDELLYLRNLTEMLFPYILPPKATDCRSLTLLIREVLAGSVFLPSLDYLADPDTVNHLILIFINNSPHEEAKEPTSTLVPFLQKYSDTRNKKPSVLKLELKEIREQQDLLFRFMNFLKQEGAVHVLQFCLAVEEFNDRILCPELSDSAKMMLHEEVKKIYETYCLDESVDKIRFDPFIVEEIRNIAEGPYAEVVKLQTMRCLFEAYEHVLSLLENVFTPMFCHSDEYFRQLLRGAESPARNSKMSRNSLSMDDIRSWDWSPESPSSLFTASGSSSPASCNSLHAQSTFTTFPYGSQSHRHSSPKNTSKRGESFGISRIGSKIKGVFKSTTMEGAMLPSHGLVEGEDDMVEEAMMVLEDDSPMEAASTPSTPRNLSAWNITIPYIDFYDDDVKRERIPVFCIDVERNDRKAVGHETENWSVYRRYLEFYVLESKLTEFHGSFPDAQLPSKRIIGPKNYEFLTSKREEFQEYLQKLLQHPELSNSQLLADFLSPHSMESQFLDKMLPDVNLGKIIKSVPSKLIKEKGQHLEPFIQSYFNSCESPKPKPSRPELTILSPTSENDKKLFNDVFKNNANRSEMTEKRHNQNYFMEMITVEGVYDYLMPGCLPYP, from the exons ATGGGCTGCATCAGTGCTTATCTGCAGAAGATCCGAGGCAGGGTGAAGCTGGACCGGGTCAGGGAGCTGGTCCGACAGTACCCAGtcttctgcttcctgctgctgctcctgctgctgtccacTGTGCTTCTGAACAG ATATATTCACATCATAATCGTGTTCTGGTCCTTCCTGGCCGGAGTTGTCACTTTCTACTGCTCTCTGGGGCCCGAGTCTTTGCTGCCCAACGTGTTCGTCTCCATCAAACCGAAGACCAAG TCATACCAGCAGGAGCTGTTTCCACTGGGGCACAGCTGTGCAGTCTGCGgaaaaatcaaatgcaaaagGCACAG ACCGACCTTGTTACTGGAAAACTATCAGCCGTGGCTTGACCTGAAAGTTCCCTCTAAGGTTGACGCTTCTCTCTCAGAG ATTCTGGAGCTTGTTCTTGAAAATTTTGTTTATCCCTGGTACAG agACATCACAGATGACGAGGCCTTTGTTGATGAGCTGAGAGTGACTTTGCGTTTCTTTGCAGCTGTGTTAGTCCGACGAACCCAAAAG GTGGATGTAGCATCCCTCATCACACAAAAGCTTCTCAAAGTTTCAATGAAGCACATTGAAATAATAAGCAAAGCCAGGCAGAAAG tGAAGAACTCGGAGTATCTTCAACAAGCTGCCCTGGAGGAATACGGCCCTGACCTTCATGTTGCCCTGCGCAGTCGCAGAGATGAGCTTCTCTACCTCAGGAACCTGACGGAGATGCTCTTCCCCTACATCCTGCCACCCAAGGCTACAGACTGCAG ATCTCTTACTCTCCTAATAAGAGAGGTCTTGGCTGGTtctgtcttccttccttcattgGACTACTTGGCTGATCCT gACACAGTGAACCATTTAATTTTGATATTCATCAACAACTCCCCT CATGAAGAAGCCAAAGAGCCGACTTCGACATTGGTTCCTTTCCTACAGAAATATTCTGATACTCGCAACAAAAAGCCCTCA GTGCTTAAGCTTGAGTTGAAGGAAATCAGAGAACAACAAGATCTTCTCTTTCGCTTCATGAACTTTTTGAAGCAAGAGGGGGCTGTGCATGTGCTCCAGTTCTGCCTTGCAGTCG AGGAATTCAACGACAGGATTCTGTGCCCAGAGCTGTCAGACTCGGCGAAGATGATGCTCCacgaggaggtgaagaagatcTATGAGACCTACTGCTTGGACGAGAGTGTTGACAAGATCCGCTTCGACCCCTTTATCGTGGAAGAAATACGCAATA TTGCAGAGGGGCCGTATGCAGAGGTGGTGAAACTACAGACCATGAGGTGTTTGTTTGAAGCCTACGAGCACGTCCTGTCGCTCCTGGAGAATGTTTTCACCCCCATGTTCTGTCACAGCGACGAG TACTTTCGGCAGCTTCTGCGAGGGGCCGAGTCCCCTGCCAGGAATTCCAAGATGAGCAG AAATAGCCTCAGTATGGATGACATTCG TTCCTGGGACTGGAGCCCCGAGTCCCCGTCCTCACTGTTCACCGCCTCTGGCAGCTCTTCACCTGCATCTTGTAATTCCCTCCATGCCCAGTCCACGTTCACAACCTTCCCATATGGCTCGCAATCCCACCGCCACTCATCACCAAA GAACACGTCAAAGAGGGGCGAGTCCTTCGGGATCAGCCGCATTGGCAGTAAGATCAAAGGAGTGTTCAAGAGCACAACCATGGAGGGAGCCATGCTGCCATCCCACGGactggtggagggagaggatgatATG gtggaggaggccaTGATGGTGCTGGAGGATGACTCCCCCATGGAAGCGGCTTCTACCCCCAGCACCCCCCGAAACCTCTCAGCCTGGAACATCACAATCCCTTACATTGATTTCTATGACGACGacgtgaagagggagaggattCCTGTGTTCTGCATCGATGTGGAGCGAAACGACAGGAAGGCAG TGGGACATGAGACTGAAAACTGGTCTGTATACAGAAGATATCTGGAGTTCTATGTGCTCGAATCAAAGCTCACTGAGTTTCACG GCTCCTTTCCAGACGCACAGTTGCCGTCGAAGAGAATCATCGGCCCCAAGAATTATGAGTTCCTCACATCCAAGCGGGAGGAGTTCCAGGAGTACCTTCAG AAACTTCTACAGCATCCAGAGCTGAGCAACAGTCAGCTCTTGGCCgacttcctgtctcctcacaGTATGGAGTCTCAGTTCCTGGACAAGATGTTACCTGACGTGAACCTGG GGAAAATCATTAAGTCAGTCCCCAGCAAACTGATAAAAGAG aAAGGGCAGCATCTGGAGCCTTTCATCCAGTCCTACTTCAACTCCTGTGAATCTCCCAAACCCAAACCCAGCCGCCCCGAGCTCACTATCCTGAGCCCTACCTCAGAGAATGATAAAAAG CTCTTCAATGACGTCTTCAAGAACAATGCCAACCGATCGGAAATGACCGAGAAGAGACACAATCAGAACTACTTCATGGAAATGATCACAGTCGAGGGGGTGTATGACTACTTAAT GCCGGGTTGTCTTCCATATCCCTGA
- the LOC118286235 gene encoding sorting nexin-14 isoform X1 codes for MGCISAYLQKIRGRVKLDRVRELVRQYPVFCFLLLLLLLSTVLLNRYIHIIIVFWSFLAGVVTFYCSLGPESLLPNVFVSIKPKTKSYQQELFPLGHSCAVCGKIKCKRHRPTLLLENYQPWLDLKVPSKVDASLSEILELVLENFVYPWYRDITDDEAFVDELRVTLRFFAAVLVRRTQKVDVASLITQKLLKVSMKHIEIISKARQKVKNSEYLQQAALEEYGPDLHVALRSRRDELLYLRNLTEMLFPYILPPKATDCRSLTLLIREVLAGSVFLPSLDYLADPDTVNHLILIFINNSPHEEAKEPTSTLVPFLQKYSDTRNKKPSVLKLELKEIREQQDLLFRFMNFLKQEGAVHVLQFCLAVEEFNDRILCPELSDSAKMMLHEEVKKIYETYCLDESVDKIRFDPFIVEEIRNIAEGPYAEVVKLQTMRCLFEAYEHVLSLLENVFTPMFCHSDEYFRQLLRGAESPARNSKMSRNSLSMDDIRSWDWSPESPSSLFTASGSSSPASCNSLHAQSTFTTFPYGSQSHRHSSPKNTSKRGESFGISRIGSKIKGVFKSTTMEGAMLPSHGLVEGEDDMVEEAMMVLEDDSPMEAASTPSTPRNLSAWNITIPYIDFYDDDVKRERIPVFCIDVERNDRKAVGHETENWSVYRRYLEFYVLESKLTEFHGSFPDAQLPSKRIIGPKNYEFLTSKREEFQEYLQKLLQHPELSNSQLLADFLSPHSMESQFLDKMLPDVNLGKIIKSVPSKLIKEKGQHLEPFIQSYFNSCESPKPKPSRPELTILSPTSENDKKLFNDVFKNNANRSEMTEKRHNQNYFMEMITVEGVYDYLMYVGRVVFHIPDWLHHLLMGGRILFKNTLENYTDYCLQYKLNQVVQEHRLVSLITLLRDTVFCESSPPRSAQDKQRRANRTFEEMMSYIPDLLGKCIGEEAKYEGVRLLFDGLQQPVLNKQLTYVLLDITIQELFPELNKQVQKETTVMAPWM; via the exons ATGGGCTGCATCAGTGCTTATCTGCAGAAGATCCGAGGCAGGGTGAAGCTGGACCGGGTCAGGGAGCTGGTCCGACAGTACCCAGtcttctgcttcctgctgctgctcctgctgctgtccacTGTGCTTCTGAACAG ATATATTCACATCATAATCGTGTTCTGGTCCTTCCTGGCCGGAGTTGTCACTTTCTACTGCTCTCTGGGGCCCGAGTCTTTGCTGCCCAACGTGTTCGTCTCCATCAAACCGAAGACCAAG TCATACCAGCAGGAGCTGTTTCCACTGGGGCACAGCTGTGCAGTCTGCGgaaaaatcaaatgcaaaagGCACAG ACCGACCTTGTTACTGGAAAACTATCAGCCGTGGCTTGACCTGAAAGTTCCCTCTAAGGTTGACGCTTCTCTCTCAGAG ATTCTGGAGCTTGTTCTTGAAAATTTTGTTTATCCCTGGTACAG agACATCACAGATGACGAGGCCTTTGTTGATGAGCTGAGAGTGACTTTGCGTTTCTTTGCAGCTGTGTTAGTCCGACGAACCCAAAAG GTGGATGTAGCATCCCTCATCACACAAAAGCTTCTCAAAGTTTCAATGAAGCACATTGAAATAATAAGCAAAGCCAGGCAGAAAG tGAAGAACTCGGAGTATCTTCAACAAGCTGCCCTGGAGGAATACGGCCCTGACCTTCATGTTGCCCTGCGCAGTCGCAGAGATGAGCTTCTCTACCTCAGGAACCTGACGGAGATGCTCTTCCCCTACATCCTGCCACCCAAGGCTACAGACTGCAG ATCTCTTACTCTCCTAATAAGAGAGGTCTTGGCTGGTtctgtcttccttccttcattgGACTACTTGGCTGATCCT gACACAGTGAACCATTTAATTTTGATATTCATCAACAACTCCCCT CATGAAGAAGCCAAAGAGCCGACTTCGACATTGGTTCCTTTCCTACAGAAATATTCTGATACTCGCAACAAAAAGCCCTCA GTGCTTAAGCTTGAGTTGAAGGAAATCAGAGAACAACAAGATCTTCTCTTTCGCTTCATGAACTTTTTGAAGCAAGAGGGGGCTGTGCATGTGCTCCAGTTCTGCCTTGCAGTCG AGGAATTCAACGACAGGATTCTGTGCCCAGAGCTGTCAGACTCGGCGAAGATGATGCTCCacgaggaggtgaagaagatcTATGAGACCTACTGCTTGGACGAGAGTGTTGACAAGATCCGCTTCGACCCCTTTATCGTGGAAGAAATACGCAATA TTGCAGAGGGGCCGTATGCAGAGGTGGTGAAACTACAGACCATGAGGTGTTTGTTTGAAGCCTACGAGCACGTCCTGTCGCTCCTGGAGAATGTTTTCACCCCCATGTTCTGTCACAGCGACGAG TACTTTCGGCAGCTTCTGCGAGGGGCCGAGTCCCCTGCCAGGAATTCCAAGATGAGCAG AAATAGCCTCAGTATGGATGACATTCG TTCCTGGGACTGGAGCCCCGAGTCCCCGTCCTCACTGTTCACCGCCTCTGGCAGCTCTTCACCTGCATCTTGTAATTCCCTCCATGCCCAGTCCACGTTCACAACCTTCCCATATGGCTCGCAATCCCACCGCCACTCATCACCAAA GAACACGTCAAAGAGGGGCGAGTCCTTCGGGATCAGCCGCATTGGCAGTAAGATCAAAGGAGTGTTCAAGAGCACAACCATGGAGGGAGCCATGCTGCCATCCCACGGactggtggagggagaggatgatATG gtggaggaggccaTGATGGTGCTGGAGGATGACTCCCCCATGGAAGCGGCTTCTACCCCCAGCACCCCCCGAAACCTCTCAGCCTGGAACATCACAATCCCTTACATTGATTTCTATGACGACGacgtgaagagggagaggattCCTGTGTTCTGCATCGATGTGGAGCGAAACGACAGGAAGGCAG TGGGACATGAGACTGAAAACTGGTCTGTATACAGAAGATATCTGGAGTTCTATGTGCTCGAATCAAAGCTCACTGAGTTTCACG GCTCCTTTCCAGACGCACAGTTGCCGTCGAAGAGAATCATCGGCCCCAAGAATTATGAGTTCCTCACATCCAAGCGGGAGGAGTTCCAGGAGTACCTTCAG AAACTTCTACAGCATCCAGAGCTGAGCAACAGTCAGCTCTTGGCCgacttcctgtctcctcacaGTATGGAGTCTCAGTTCCTGGACAAGATGTTACCTGACGTGAACCTGG GGAAAATCATTAAGTCAGTCCCCAGCAAACTGATAAAAGAG aAAGGGCAGCATCTGGAGCCTTTCATCCAGTCCTACTTCAACTCCTGTGAATCTCCCAAACCCAAACCCAGCCGCCCCGAGCTCACTATCCTGAGCCCTACCTCAGAGAATGATAAAAAG CTCTTCAATGACGTCTTCAAGAACAATGCCAACCGATCGGAAATGACCGAGAAGAGACACAATCAGAACTACTTCATGGAAATGATCACAGTCGAGGGGGTGTATGACTACTTAATGTATGTGG GCCGGGTTGTCTTCCATATCCCTGACTGGCTGCACCACCTGCTAATGGGAGGCAGGATCCTGTTCAAGAACACACTGGAGAACTACACAGACTACTGTCTTCAGTACAAGCTGAACCAGGTGGTCCAGGAGCACCGGCTGGTCTCACTCATCACGTTGCTCAGAG ACACAGTCTTCTGTGAGAGCAGTCCACCGCGCTCGGCCCAAGACAAGCAGAGGAGGGCGAATAGGACTTTCGAAGAGATGATGAGCTATATTCCAG ACCTGCTGGGAAAATGTATCGGTGAAGAGGCCAAGTACGAAGGCGTCCGCCTCCTATTCGATGGATTGCAACAGCCAGTTCTCAACAAACAG CTCACATATGTACTGTTGGACATCACCATTCAAGAACTTTTTCCTGAGCTTAACAAG cagGTCCAGAAGGAGACCACTGTGATGGCTCCGTGGATGTAA
- the LOC118286235 gene encoding sorting nexin-14 isoform X3, producing MGCISAYLQKIRGRVKLDRVRELVRQYPVFCFLLLLLLLSTVLLNRYIHIIIVFWSFLAGVVTFYCSLGPESLLPNVFVSIKPKTKSYQQELFPLGHSCAVCGKIKCKRHRPTLLLENYQPWLDLKVPSKVDASLSEILELVLENFVYPWYRDITDDEAFVDELRVTLRFFAAVLVRRTQKVDVASLITQKLLKVSMKHIEIISKARQKVKNSEYLQQAALEEYGPDLHVALRSRRDELLYLRNLTEMLFPYILPPKATDCRSLTLLIREVLAGSVFLPSLDYLADPDTVNHLILIFINNSPHEEAKEPTSTLVPFLQKYSDTRNKKPSVLKLELKEIREQQDLLFRFMNFLKQEGAVHVLQFCLAVEEFNDRILCPELSDSAKMMLHEEVKKIYETYCLDESVDKIRFDPFIVEEIRNIAEGPYAEVVKLQTMRCLFEAYEHVLSLLENVFTPMFCHSDEYFRQLLRGAESPARNSKMSSSWDWSPESPSSLFTASGSSSPASCNSLHAQSTFTTFPYGSQSHRHSSPKNTSKRGESFGISRIGSKIKGVFKSTTMEGAMLPSHGLVEGEDDMVEEAMMVLEDDSPMEAASTPSTPRNLSAWNITIPYIDFYDDDVKRERIPVFCIDVERNDRKAVGHETENWSVYRRYLEFYVLESKLTEFHGSFPDAQLPSKRIIGPKNYEFLTSKREEFQEYLQKLLQHPELSNSQLLADFLSPHSMESQFLDKMLPDVNLGKIIKSVPSKLIKEKGQHLEPFIQSYFNSCESPKPKPSRPELTILSPTSENDKKLFNDVFKNNANRSEMTEKRHNQNYFMEMITVEGVYDYLMYVGRVVFHIPDWLHHLLMGGRILFKNTLENYTDYCLQYKLNQVVQEHRLVSLITLLRDTVFCESSPPRSAQDKQRRANRTFEEMMSYIPDLLGKCIGEEAKYEGVRLLFDGLQQPVLNKQLTYVLLDITIQELFPELNKQVQKETTVMAPWM from the exons ATGGGCTGCATCAGTGCTTATCTGCAGAAGATCCGAGGCAGGGTGAAGCTGGACCGGGTCAGGGAGCTGGTCCGACAGTACCCAGtcttctgcttcctgctgctgctcctgctgctgtccacTGTGCTTCTGAACAG ATATATTCACATCATAATCGTGTTCTGGTCCTTCCTGGCCGGAGTTGTCACTTTCTACTGCTCTCTGGGGCCCGAGTCTTTGCTGCCCAACGTGTTCGTCTCCATCAAACCGAAGACCAAG TCATACCAGCAGGAGCTGTTTCCACTGGGGCACAGCTGTGCAGTCTGCGgaaaaatcaaatgcaaaagGCACAG ACCGACCTTGTTACTGGAAAACTATCAGCCGTGGCTTGACCTGAAAGTTCCCTCTAAGGTTGACGCTTCTCTCTCAGAG ATTCTGGAGCTTGTTCTTGAAAATTTTGTTTATCCCTGGTACAG agACATCACAGATGACGAGGCCTTTGTTGATGAGCTGAGAGTGACTTTGCGTTTCTTTGCAGCTGTGTTAGTCCGACGAACCCAAAAG GTGGATGTAGCATCCCTCATCACACAAAAGCTTCTCAAAGTTTCAATGAAGCACATTGAAATAATAAGCAAAGCCAGGCAGAAAG tGAAGAACTCGGAGTATCTTCAACAAGCTGCCCTGGAGGAATACGGCCCTGACCTTCATGTTGCCCTGCGCAGTCGCAGAGATGAGCTTCTCTACCTCAGGAACCTGACGGAGATGCTCTTCCCCTACATCCTGCCACCCAAGGCTACAGACTGCAG ATCTCTTACTCTCCTAATAAGAGAGGTCTTGGCTGGTtctgtcttccttccttcattgGACTACTTGGCTGATCCT gACACAGTGAACCATTTAATTTTGATATTCATCAACAACTCCCCT CATGAAGAAGCCAAAGAGCCGACTTCGACATTGGTTCCTTTCCTACAGAAATATTCTGATACTCGCAACAAAAAGCCCTCA GTGCTTAAGCTTGAGTTGAAGGAAATCAGAGAACAACAAGATCTTCTCTTTCGCTTCATGAACTTTTTGAAGCAAGAGGGGGCTGTGCATGTGCTCCAGTTCTGCCTTGCAGTCG AGGAATTCAACGACAGGATTCTGTGCCCAGAGCTGTCAGACTCGGCGAAGATGATGCTCCacgaggaggtgaagaagatcTATGAGACCTACTGCTTGGACGAGAGTGTTGACAAGATCCGCTTCGACCCCTTTATCGTGGAAGAAATACGCAATA TTGCAGAGGGGCCGTATGCAGAGGTGGTGAAACTACAGACCATGAGGTGTTTGTTTGAAGCCTACGAGCACGTCCTGTCGCTCCTGGAGAATGTTTTCACCCCCATGTTCTGTCACAGCGACGAG TACTTTCGGCAGCTTCTGCGAGGGGCCGAGTCCCCTGCCAGGAATTCCAAGATGAGCAG TTCCTGGGACTGGAGCCCCGAGTCCCCGTCCTCACTGTTCACCGCCTCTGGCAGCTCTTCACCTGCATCTTGTAATTCCCTCCATGCCCAGTCCACGTTCACAACCTTCCCATATGGCTCGCAATCCCACCGCCACTCATCACCAAA GAACACGTCAAAGAGGGGCGAGTCCTTCGGGATCAGCCGCATTGGCAGTAAGATCAAAGGAGTGTTCAAGAGCACAACCATGGAGGGAGCCATGCTGCCATCCCACGGactggtggagggagaggatgatATG gtggaggaggccaTGATGGTGCTGGAGGATGACTCCCCCATGGAAGCGGCTTCTACCCCCAGCACCCCCCGAAACCTCTCAGCCTGGAACATCACAATCCCTTACATTGATTTCTATGACGACGacgtgaagagggagaggattCCTGTGTTCTGCATCGATGTGGAGCGAAACGACAGGAAGGCAG TGGGACATGAGACTGAAAACTGGTCTGTATACAGAAGATATCTGGAGTTCTATGTGCTCGAATCAAAGCTCACTGAGTTTCACG GCTCCTTTCCAGACGCACAGTTGCCGTCGAAGAGAATCATCGGCCCCAAGAATTATGAGTTCCTCACATCCAAGCGGGAGGAGTTCCAGGAGTACCTTCAG AAACTTCTACAGCATCCAGAGCTGAGCAACAGTCAGCTCTTGGCCgacttcctgtctcctcacaGTATGGAGTCTCAGTTCCTGGACAAGATGTTACCTGACGTGAACCTGG GGAAAATCATTAAGTCAGTCCCCAGCAAACTGATAAAAGAG aAAGGGCAGCATCTGGAGCCTTTCATCCAGTCCTACTTCAACTCCTGTGAATCTCCCAAACCCAAACCCAGCCGCCCCGAGCTCACTATCCTGAGCCCTACCTCAGAGAATGATAAAAAG CTCTTCAATGACGTCTTCAAGAACAATGCCAACCGATCGGAAATGACCGAGAAGAGACACAATCAGAACTACTTCATGGAAATGATCACAGTCGAGGGGGTGTATGACTACTTAATGTATGTGG GCCGGGTTGTCTTCCATATCCCTGACTGGCTGCACCACCTGCTAATGGGAGGCAGGATCCTGTTCAAGAACACACTGGAGAACTACACAGACTACTGTCTTCAGTACAAGCTGAACCAGGTGGTCCAGGAGCACCGGCTGGTCTCACTCATCACGTTGCTCAGAG ACACAGTCTTCTGTGAGAGCAGTCCACCGCGCTCGGCCCAAGACAAGCAGAGGAGGGCGAATAGGACTTTCGAAGAGATGATGAGCTATATTCCAG ACCTGCTGGGAAAATGTATCGGTGAAGAGGCCAAGTACGAAGGCGTCCGCCTCCTATTCGATGGATTGCAACAGCCAGTTCTCAACAAACAG CTCACATATGTACTGTTGGACATCACCATTCAAGAACTTTTTCCTGAGCTTAACAAG cagGTCCAGAAGGAGACCACTGTGATGGCTCCGTGGATGTAA